One genomic segment of Apostichopus japonicus isolate 1M-3 chromosome 23, ASM3797524v1, whole genome shotgun sequence includes these proteins:
- the LOC139964653 gene encoding uncharacterized protein isoform X3, whose protein sequence is MKETLAQALVKQEQEQRLRTEQRLSNVLTENEAFKAQLVHLRSSNLTVMEKADQETQEKLQNGPVMTEAGPNNNGEVESRVVDEESIVQALQKEKTLLLERLRVLESSNSAMVLEGEKQQEVYDRCLDEVASQVVQALLIQRELKEECTKLRNRVEELEIHNRQLRHLFEQEIWMQKQSRESCSSEKGSSHQSLPDNSCANSGTVNGHLHNGPSAVFKHTFFSQTEMHQWPHHLLTSHLNGNNGPSVLYPGAFHRQVSLPNACFSGSLPPGHSTNLVLHNGPTVAGPTPFHKSLPSSLGMDGYEEFAGGGECLGSSDVISDLTSFGPSSTDFSGNHPHTGCDAKNVARKTQSLPTTPLTQRSATYHRHLRNQTTFEFTENHNYLSDKYTKPYVHAPLDYAQSLLHELQEIGASVKSFESLTLEPRSNPPQKRKSFGDLERTPQPQKLVKGHGFDDCLRSNCLSHSAENADTFSLEDFPPDGMGSITSGESIETAYERIIPSPEKSPQKNNMLVPAVQVNDALAVIHVQGDVLFDIDENLLENDNQNGELLASAFSAFSSPIKQKQEAGTENDQWGSQNTIEKTKEGNGCEEETEKQVKDANKVRDSTNKSSVCDDLEINKLYPMTTGVSERKDSTMFPNASSCSNIEVSPSSGTSIPQPFDLHDVRGLENIEMNRSSPLWKIEADQYEEEEQPPLLPPRTNLISRSFESISDEVFMADNSPSGDTEKLQREVGGDGDETKRTAPPELPPKPMWMRIGDISLSPDSACEDLIEPPPVPERRPIEPEGQECLSWQWRESYDDTSEMETTDDAVKPENRTLWNEAADKISETDVELRRLISSESEPEEEGVDYLAMWKAREKSPSWKTCMDTDCSVDVKMTVTQSTSSSTGKTNVVQSGKDNLTVMQPAAEEKEISNMEKEKPAVAPRQGLLSAQTDDKEKSASTPMIEVNVRKESLGKVGSDSKLVKGAQKKHKSSIPLFKSKKDASRKGQSVKEKSVVKDMLSTIKAVMDSSSKGGEKFKSGNPLRRSFRSKSQKPEPLNGKKSNGHCPKSIPEVKGKKMPAPARVDKGVLKLPQVLSKQPKVPNNIDPAANEKPPMAKFTKQSSIPKVQKDKSLTGKPSNHTADKQPSGIPRKLEITARTDLSDDHDDAKLKGGEPQKNTASVMSLKEKDSAKERQRATPTKGDEKTKTTSNIQLEEYMLDKQEPHNLKWELQDRTPSKGSLNLELSESEFSKSRRSSVESLGSLGSFTVEGVPFIDEPGTSPDQETVREIQELSKQFSNLSNGSISQEGPSPLKADWEISEMEKNNTGSASSVPQDSEQLVGKKSCSAFVDEKDVDDIKKGKLVRDFDLVNYNMNILASRAACTLPALGKNCSDPNLSRSKVKSLSRGHSPPERPEKLTQSDSDLQGARGPKDPSSLGLVGAPKKMIQVPLVNGEIFDTCDEVVAMDENGEGSLENGGEHEAQLSEKERATLLDSLFETDSDEDRDDGSCSQDASELASSDSHPDEKEFLRLLEDKGDAKRHVVRQITHNRVSLMHVDICSVYNRFGDKERQALSSFDFLEKVLNQEIDGENSYFEDEMNNGTKRTQSQTDFTSSSILQLHPNLHLSNLTRPYMEDTQGGDGQVSPFAANHELTNTSMSSSLSTGSLSS, encoded by the exons GTTGCAAGTCAAGTGGTTCAGGCATTGCTTATACAGAGG GAACTTAAAGAGGAATGCACCAAATTACGGAACAGGGTGGAAGAGCTGGAGATACATAACAGACAACTCAGGCATTTATTTGAACAAGAAATATGGATGCAAAAACAG AGCCGTGAAAGCTGTTCATCTGAGAAAGGAAGCAGTCACCAGTCTCTGCCTGATAACAGCTGTGCTAACTCAGGGACTGTG AATGGACACCTTCACAATGGTCCATCGGCTGTTTTCAAGCACACCTTCTTTTCTCAAACTGAAATGCACCAATGGCCTCACCATCTTCTCACATCTCACCTCAATGGCAATAATGGTCCCAGTGTGCTCTACCCAGGCGCATTCCATCGTCAAGTATCCTTGCCAAATGCCTGCTTTTCTGGCAGTCTTCCACCTGGTCATTCGACCAATCTTGTTCTTCACAACGGGCCCACCGTAGCAGGGCCTACACCTTTCCACAAAAGTTTACCATCGTCCCTCGGGATGGACGGTTACGAAGAATTTGCCGGAGGTGGGGAATGTCTAGGTAGCAGCGATGTCATTAGTGACCTAACCAGCTTTGGGCCTTCCTCAACGGACTTCTCAGGAAATCACCCTCACACCGGCTGTGATGCCAAGAATGTGGCACGAAAAACACAAAGTCTTCCAACTACGCCTTTGACTCAGAGGAGTGCCACGTATCACCGTCACTTAAGGAATCAGACTACCTTTGAATTCACAGAGAACCACAACTACCTGAGCGATAAGTACACAAAGCCGTACGTACACGCTCCATTGGACTATGCTCAGAGTCTACTTCATGAGCTTCAAGAAATCGGTGCTAGCGTCAAGAGCTTTGAGAGTCTGACGTTGGAACCTAGGTCCAACCCACCTCAGAAGAGAAAAAGCTTTGGTGATTTAGAACGGACTCCCCAGCCACAAAAGTTAGTCAAAGGTCATGGCTTTGATGACTGTCTACGCAGTAATTGTCTTTCACATTCGGCCGAAAATGCCGACACGTTTTCGCTGGAGGATTTCCCACCTGACGGCATGGGTAGCATAACCAGTGGAGAGAGTATCGAGACAGCTTACGAGAGAATCATACCTTCGCCGGAGAAGTCACCGCAAAAGAATAACATGTTGGTTCCAGCAGTACAGGTTAATGACGCATTAGCTGTTATACACGTACAGGGCGACGTTTTGTTCGACATTGACGAGAATTTACTCGAGAATGACAACCAAAATGGTGAACTATTAGCATCTGCATTTTCAGCCTTCTCTAGTCcaatcaaacaaaaacaagaggCTGGGACTGAAAACGATCAATGGGGGTCACAAAATACGATAGAGAAGACGAAGGAAGGGAATGGATGTGAAGAAGAAACAGAGAAACAGGTCAAAGATGCCAACAAAGTGAGAGACAGTACAAACAAGAGCTCTGTTTGTGATGATTTGGAAATCAATAAACTATATCCTATGACCACCGGGGTCAGTGAGAGAAAAGACTCTACAATGTTCCCTAATGCGTCTTCATGCTCAAACATAGAAGTTTCGCCATCAAGTGGAACAAGCATTCCTCAGCCTTTTGACTTGCATGATGTCCGAGGGTTAGAAAATATCGAAATGAATAGATCCAGTCCTCTTTGGAAGATAGAAGCCGACCAGTACGAGGAGGAAGAGCAACCACCGTTGTTACCTCCGCGGACAAATCTGATTAGCCGTTCGTTCGAGTCGATCAGTGATGAAGTATTCATGGCCGATAATAGTCCGTCGGGTGATACGGAGAAGCTGCAACGAGAGGTTGGAGGAGATGGAGATGAGACCAAGAGAACTGCACCCCCAGAACTGCCACCTAAACCCATGTGGATGAGGATTGGTGATATCAGCCTCTCCCCTGACAGTGCTTGTGAGGACCTGATTGAACCTCCTCCGGTACCAGAGAGGCGGCCCATCGAACCAGAGGGACAGGAATGTCTCTCTTGGCAATGGAGAGAAAGCTATGATGATACAAG TGAGATGGAGACGACTGATGATGCAGTCAAGCCAGAGAATAGAACTCTATGGAATGAAGCCGCAGACAAGATCTCAGAAACTGATGTCGAGCTG AGACGTCTCATATCCTCTGAATCGGAACCAGAGGAGGAGGGTGTAGACTACTTAGCGATGTGGAAAGCTAGAGAGAAATCTCCATCATGGAAGACCTGTATGGATACAGACTGCTCAGTTGATGTG AAAATGACAGTAACCCAGTCTACCAGTTCTTCAACAGGCAAGACAAATGTTGTCCAGTCTGGGAAAGATAATTTGACAGTGATGCAACCAGCagcagaagaaaaagaaattagcAACATGGAAAAGGAAAAACCAGCTGTTGCACCTCGTCAGGGACTATTATCAGCGCAAACCGATGATAAAGAGAAGAGTGCCTCTACACCGATGATTGAAGTCAATGTTAGAAAGGAAAGTTTGGGCAAGGTAGGATCAGACAGTAAACTAGTGAAAGGTGcacaaaagaaacacaaatCCTCAATACCTCTGTTTAAAAGCAAGAAAGACGCTTCGAGAAAAGGACAGAGCGTTAAAGAAAAGTCGGTTGTGAAGGACATGTTGTCTACCATCAAGGCAGTTATGGATAGTAGTAGCAAGGGGGGTGAAAAGTTTAAAAGTGGTAACCCTCTGCGGAGATCTTTCAGGAGCAAGTCACAGAAACCTGAACCTCTCAACGGTAAGAAAAGTAATGGTCATTGTCCAAAGAGTATTccggaggtcaaaggtaaaaaAATGCCTGCACCTGCAAGGGTTGATAAGGGTGTCTTGAAACTTCCACAGGTTTTGTCCAAACAACCAAAAGTGCCAAATAACATCGACCCTGCTGCAAATGAAAAGCCTCCTATGGCAAAGTTTACCAAACAATCGTCGATTCCTAAAGTCCAAAAGGATAAATCCCTGACTGGGAAACCTTCCAATCACACAGCTGATAAGCAGCCTTCAGGAATTCCCAGAAAACTTGAAATTACTGCAAGGACTGATTTGagtgatgatcatgatgatgctAAACTTAAAGGAGGTGAACCGCAGAAAAATACTGCATCAGTTATGTCTTTAAAGGAGAAGGACTCAGCCAAAGAACGGCAAAGAGCGACACCAACGAAAGGGGACGAAAAGACCAAAACTACGTCCAACATTCAATTGGAGGAGTATATGCTAGACAAGCAGGAACCACATAATTTGAAATGGGAACTTCAGGACCGGACACCCTCAAAAGGCAGTTTAAATCTGGAATTATCTGAATCTGAGTTTTCCAAATCTCGTAGATCCAGTGTGGAATCTCTGGGGAGTCTCGGTAGTTTTACAGTCGAGGGCGTGCCTTTTATTGACGAACCGGGGACAAGTCCTGACCAAGAAACGGTCCGGGAGATTCAGGAATTATCCAAACAATTCTCTAATCTATCAAATGGGTCTATCAGTCAGGAGGGTCCTTCGCCTCTCAAGGCGGATTGGGAGATCAGCGAGATGGAGAAGAATAACACAGGTTCTGCCTCTTCCGTTCCTCAAGACTCAGAACAGCTCGTTGGTAAGAAGAGTTGTAGCGCATTTGTCGACGAGAAAGACGTAGACGacataaagaaaggaaaattagTGCGTGATTTTGACTTGGTTAATTACAATATGAACATTCTTGCCAGTAGGGCTGCTTGTACTTTACCGGCGTTGGGCAAAAATTGTTCCGATCCAAATTTGagcaggtcaaaggttaaatcCCTATCAAGGGGTCATTCACCTCCGGAAAGGCCTGAAAAGTTGACCCAGTCTGACTCGGATTTACAAGGTGCTCGTGGACCGAAGGACCCTTCATCTCTGGGTCTCGTTGGTGCCCCTAAGAAGATGATACAAGTTCCTTTGGTCAACGGGGAAATATTTGACACCTGCGATGAGGTGGTTGCTATGGATGAAAATGGAGAGGGCAGCTTGGAAAATGGTGGAGAACATGAAGCTCAGCTTAGTGAGAAG GAGAGAGCTACTCTTTTAGATTCTCTGTTTGAGACTGATTCAGATGAAGACAGAGATGATGGTAGCTGCTCCCAGGATGCATCAGAGTTAGCTAGCTCTGATAGCCATCCAGATGAGAAGGAATTCTTAAGATTATTGGAAGATAAAG gTGATGCTAAGAGACATGTCGTTAGACAGATAACACACAACAGGGTGTCCCTGATGCACGTAGACATCTGCTCAGTCTACAATAGATTTGGAGATAAGGAGAGGCAAGCATTATCATCTTTCGACTTCCTGGAGAAGGTTCTAAATCAGGAGATAGATGGAGAGAATTCATACTTTGAAGATGAG ATGAACAATGGCACCAAGAGAACTCAATCGCAGACTGATTTTACCTCTTCCAGCATTCTGCAGTTACACCCTAACCTGCATTTATCTAACCTAACCAGACCTTACATGGAGGACACACAGGGAGGTGACGGTCAGGTCTCTCCGTTCGCTGCGAATCATGAGCTGACAAATACAAGCATGTCGTCCTCTCTCTCAACAGGAAGTTTATCATCTTGA
- the LOC139964653 gene encoding uncharacterized protein isoform X2 produces MDELEKLNSARLQKELTESNKDTAMKETLAQALVKQEQEQRLRTEQRLSNVLTENEAFKAQLVHLRSSNLTVMEKADQETQEKLQNGPVMTEAGPNNNGEVESRVVDEESIVQALQKEKTLLLERLRVLESSNSAMVLEGEKQQEVYDRCLDEVASQVVQALLIQRELKEECTKLRNRVEELEIHNRQLRHLFEQEIWMQKQSRESCSSEKGSSHQSLPDNSCANSGTVNGHLHNGPSAVFKHTFFSQTEMHQWPHHLLTSHLNGNNGPSVLYPGAFHRQVSLPNACFSGSLPPGHSTNLVLHNGPTVAGPTPFHKSLPSSLGMDGYEEFAGGGECLGSSDVISDLTSFGPSSTDFSGNHPHTGCDAKNVARKTQSLPTTPLTQRSATYHRHLRNQTTFEFTENHNYLSDKYTKPYVHAPLDYAQSLLHELQEIGASVKSFESLTLEPRSNPPQKRKSFGDLERTPQPQKLVKGHGFDDCLRSNCLSHSAENADTFSLEDFPPDGMGSITSGESIETAYERIIPSPEKSPQKNNMLVPAVQVNDALAVIHVQGDVLFDIDENLLENDNQNGELLASAFSAFSSPIKQKQEAGTENDQWGSQNTIEKTKEGNGCEEETEKQVKDANKVRDSTNKSSVCDDLEINKLYPMTTGVSERKDSTMFPNASSCSNIEVSPSSGTSIPQPFDLHDVRGLENIEMNRSSPLWKIEADQYEEEEQPPLLPPRTNLISRSFESISDEVFMADNSPSGDTEKLQREVGGDGDETKRTAPPELPPKPMWMRIGDISLSPDSACEDLIEPPPVPERRPIEPEGQECLSWQWRESYDDTSEMETTDDAVKPENRTLWNEAADKISETDVELRRLISSESEPEEEGVDYLAMWKAREKSPSWKTCMDTDCSVDVKMTVTQSTSSSTGKTNVVQSGKDNLTVMQPAAEEKEISNMEKEKPAVAPRQGLLSAQTDDKEKSASTPMIEVNVRKESLGKVGSDSKLVKGAQKKHKSSIPLFKSKKDASRKGQSVKEKSVVKDMLSTIKAVMDSSSKGGEKFKSGNPLRRSFRSKSQKPEPLNGKKSNGHCPKSIPEVKGKKMPAPARVDKGVLKLPQVLSKQPKVPNNIDPAANEKPPMAKFTKQSSIPKVQKDKSLTGKPSNHTADKQPSGIPRKLEITARTDLSDDHDDAKLKGGEPQKNTASVMSLKEKDSAKERQRATPTKGDEKTKTTSNIQLEEYMLDKQEPHNLKWELQDRTPSKGSLNLELSESEFSKSRRSSVESLGSLGSFTVEGVPFIDEPGTSPDQETVREIQELSKQFSNLSNGSISQEGPSPLKADWEISEMEKNNTGSASSVPQDSEQLVGKKSCSAFVDEKDVDDIKKGKLVRDFDLVNYNMNILASRAACTLPALGKNCSDPNLSRSKVKSLSRGHSPPERPEKLTQSDSDLQGARGPKDPSSLGLVGAPKKMIQVPLVNGEIFDTCDEVVAMDENGEGSLENGGEHEAQLSEKERATLLDSLFETDSDEDRDDGSCSQDASELASSDSHPDEKEFLRLLEDKGDAKRHVVRQITHNRVSLMHVDICSVYNRFGDKERQALSSFDFLEKVLNQEIDGENSYFEDEMNNGTKRTQSQTDFTSSSILQLHPNLHLSNLTRPYMEDTQGGDGQVSPFAANHELTNTSMSSSLSTGSLSS; encoded by the exons GTTGCAAGTCAAGTGGTTCAGGCATTGCTTATACAGAGG GAACTTAAAGAGGAATGCACCAAATTACGGAACAGGGTGGAAGAGCTGGAGATACATAACAGACAACTCAGGCATTTATTTGAACAAGAAATATGGATGCAAAAACAG AGCCGTGAAAGCTGTTCATCTGAGAAAGGAAGCAGTCACCAGTCTCTGCCTGATAACAGCTGTGCTAACTCAGGGACTGTG AATGGACACCTTCACAATGGTCCATCGGCTGTTTTCAAGCACACCTTCTTTTCTCAAACTGAAATGCACCAATGGCCTCACCATCTTCTCACATCTCACCTCAATGGCAATAATGGTCCCAGTGTGCTCTACCCAGGCGCATTCCATCGTCAAGTATCCTTGCCAAATGCCTGCTTTTCTGGCAGTCTTCCACCTGGTCATTCGACCAATCTTGTTCTTCACAACGGGCCCACCGTAGCAGGGCCTACACCTTTCCACAAAAGTTTACCATCGTCCCTCGGGATGGACGGTTACGAAGAATTTGCCGGAGGTGGGGAATGTCTAGGTAGCAGCGATGTCATTAGTGACCTAACCAGCTTTGGGCCTTCCTCAACGGACTTCTCAGGAAATCACCCTCACACCGGCTGTGATGCCAAGAATGTGGCACGAAAAACACAAAGTCTTCCAACTACGCCTTTGACTCAGAGGAGTGCCACGTATCACCGTCACTTAAGGAATCAGACTACCTTTGAATTCACAGAGAACCACAACTACCTGAGCGATAAGTACACAAAGCCGTACGTACACGCTCCATTGGACTATGCTCAGAGTCTACTTCATGAGCTTCAAGAAATCGGTGCTAGCGTCAAGAGCTTTGAGAGTCTGACGTTGGAACCTAGGTCCAACCCACCTCAGAAGAGAAAAAGCTTTGGTGATTTAGAACGGACTCCCCAGCCACAAAAGTTAGTCAAAGGTCATGGCTTTGATGACTGTCTACGCAGTAATTGTCTTTCACATTCGGCCGAAAATGCCGACACGTTTTCGCTGGAGGATTTCCCACCTGACGGCATGGGTAGCATAACCAGTGGAGAGAGTATCGAGACAGCTTACGAGAGAATCATACCTTCGCCGGAGAAGTCACCGCAAAAGAATAACATGTTGGTTCCAGCAGTACAGGTTAATGACGCATTAGCTGTTATACACGTACAGGGCGACGTTTTGTTCGACATTGACGAGAATTTACTCGAGAATGACAACCAAAATGGTGAACTATTAGCATCTGCATTTTCAGCCTTCTCTAGTCcaatcaaacaaaaacaagaggCTGGGACTGAAAACGATCAATGGGGGTCACAAAATACGATAGAGAAGACGAAGGAAGGGAATGGATGTGAAGAAGAAACAGAGAAACAGGTCAAAGATGCCAACAAAGTGAGAGACAGTACAAACAAGAGCTCTGTTTGTGATGATTTGGAAATCAATAAACTATATCCTATGACCACCGGGGTCAGTGAGAGAAAAGACTCTACAATGTTCCCTAATGCGTCTTCATGCTCAAACATAGAAGTTTCGCCATCAAGTGGAACAAGCATTCCTCAGCCTTTTGACTTGCATGATGTCCGAGGGTTAGAAAATATCGAAATGAATAGATCCAGTCCTCTTTGGAAGATAGAAGCCGACCAGTACGAGGAGGAAGAGCAACCACCGTTGTTACCTCCGCGGACAAATCTGATTAGCCGTTCGTTCGAGTCGATCAGTGATGAAGTATTCATGGCCGATAATAGTCCGTCGGGTGATACGGAGAAGCTGCAACGAGAGGTTGGAGGAGATGGAGATGAGACCAAGAGAACTGCACCCCCAGAACTGCCACCTAAACCCATGTGGATGAGGATTGGTGATATCAGCCTCTCCCCTGACAGTGCTTGTGAGGACCTGATTGAACCTCCTCCGGTACCAGAGAGGCGGCCCATCGAACCAGAGGGACAGGAATGTCTCTCTTGGCAATGGAGAGAAAGCTATGATGATACAAG TGAGATGGAGACGACTGATGATGCAGTCAAGCCAGAGAATAGAACTCTATGGAATGAAGCCGCAGACAAGATCTCAGAAACTGATGTCGAGCTG AGACGTCTCATATCCTCTGAATCGGAACCAGAGGAGGAGGGTGTAGACTACTTAGCGATGTGGAAAGCTAGAGAGAAATCTCCATCATGGAAGACCTGTATGGATACAGACTGCTCAGTTGATGTG AAAATGACAGTAACCCAGTCTACCAGTTCTTCAACAGGCAAGACAAATGTTGTCCAGTCTGGGAAAGATAATTTGACAGTGATGCAACCAGCagcagaagaaaaagaaattagcAACATGGAAAAGGAAAAACCAGCTGTTGCACCTCGTCAGGGACTATTATCAGCGCAAACCGATGATAAAGAGAAGAGTGCCTCTACACCGATGATTGAAGTCAATGTTAGAAAGGAAAGTTTGGGCAAGGTAGGATCAGACAGTAAACTAGTGAAAGGTGcacaaaagaaacacaaatCCTCAATACCTCTGTTTAAAAGCAAGAAAGACGCTTCGAGAAAAGGACAGAGCGTTAAAGAAAAGTCGGTTGTGAAGGACATGTTGTCTACCATCAAGGCAGTTATGGATAGTAGTAGCAAGGGGGGTGAAAAGTTTAAAAGTGGTAACCCTCTGCGGAGATCTTTCAGGAGCAAGTCACAGAAACCTGAACCTCTCAACGGTAAGAAAAGTAATGGTCATTGTCCAAAGAGTATTccggaggtcaaaggtaaaaaAATGCCTGCACCTGCAAGGGTTGATAAGGGTGTCTTGAAACTTCCACAGGTTTTGTCCAAACAACCAAAAGTGCCAAATAACATCGACCCTGCTGCAAATGAAAAGCCTCCTATGGCAAAGTTTACCAAACAATCGTCGATTCCTAAAGTCCAAAAGGATAAATCCCTGACTGGGAAACCTTCCAATCACACAGCTGATAAGCAGCCTTCAGGAATTCCCAGAAAACTTGAAATTACTGCAAGGACTGATTTGagtgatgatcatgatgatgctAAACTTAAAGGAGGTGAACCGCAGAAAAATACTGCATCAGTTATGTCTTTAAAGGAGAAGGACTCAGCCAAAGAACGGCAAAGAGCGACACCAACGAAAGGGGACGAAAAGACCAAAACTACGTCCAACATTCAATTGGAGGAGTATATGCTAGACAAGCAGGAACCACATAATTTGAAATGGGAACTTCAGGACCGGACACCCTCAAAAGGCAGTTTAAATCTGGAATTATCTGAATCTGAGTTTTCCAAATCTCGTAGATCCAGTGTGGAATCTCTGGGGAGTCTCGGTAGTTTTACAGTCGAGGGCGTGCCTTTTATTGACGAACCGGGGACAAGTCCTGACCAAGAAACGGTCCGGGAGATTCAGGAATTATCCAAACAATTCTCTAATCTATCAAATGGGTCTATCAGTCAGGAGGGTCCTTCGCCTCTCAAGGCGGATTGGGAGATCAGCGAGATGGAGAAGAATAACACAGGTTCTGCCTCTTCCGTTCCTCAAGACTCAGAACAGCTCGTTGGTAAGAAGAGTTGTAGCGCATTTGTCGACGAGAAAGACGTAGACGacataaagaaaggaaaattagTGCGTGATTTTGACTTGGTTAATTACAATATGAACATTCTTGCCAGTAGGGCTGCTTGTACTTTACCGGCGTTGGGCAAAAATTGTTCCGATCCAAATTTGagcaggtcaaaggttaaatcCCTATCAAGGGGTCATTCACCTCCGGAAAGGCCTGAAAAGTTGACCCAGTCTGACTCGGATTTACAAGGTGCTCGTGGACCGAAGGACCCTTCATCTCTGGGTCTCGTTGGTGCCCCTAAGAAGATGATACAAGTTCCTTTGGTCAACGGGGAAATATTTGACACCTGCGATGAGGTGGTTGCTATGGATGAAAATGGAGAGGGCAGCTTGGAAAATGGTGGAGAACATGAAGCTCAGCTTAGTGAGAAG GAGAGAGCTACTCTTTTAGATTCTCTGTTTGAGACTGATTCAGATGAAGACAGAGATGATGGTAGCTGCTCCCAGGATGCATCAGAGTTAGCTAGCTCTGATAGCCATCCAGATGAGAAGGAATTCTTAAGATTATTGGAAGATAAAG gTGATGCTAAGAGACATGTCGTTAGACAGATAACACACAACAGGGTGTCCCTGATGCACGTAGACATCTGCTCAGTCTACAATAGATTTGGAGATAAGGAGAGGCAAGCATTATCATCTTTCGACTTCCTGGAGAAGGTTCTAAATCAGGAGATAGATGGAGAGAATTCATACTTTGAAGATGAG ATGAACAATGGCACCAAGAGAACTCAATCGCAGACTGATTTTACCTCTTCCAGCATTCTGCAGTTACACCCTAACCTGCATTTATCTAACCTAACCAGACCTTACATGGAGGACACACAGGGAGGTGACGGTCAGGTCTCTCCGTTCGCTGCGAATCATGAGCTGACAAATACAAGCATGTCGTCCTCTCTCTCAACAGGAAGTTTATCATCTTGA
- the LOC139964655 gene encoding trace amine-associated receptor 4-like, which translates to MLYYQGLCQLVEVKSSEMSSELMASHAFSTEEPWSIPKPILTTFLFVFGTAAVLGNIMNLLVLKRANIFTRQQSLLLLILAVTDLTTGLQCIVGVFLQFFKEDPDNDSNFLCKTSGLLISLCCGHSSVTIMFIAADKTIAVLKPLRYPTLVTTFRIKLFSLIFVLIELLLLLVISSREHFCDLEGVDYIREYGTCVVNFHDEERRVWIVLFAFVVVFQPGILIVVMCFTVAVISRRQSRRTVPVSFQTFQMLQKMKQKEWKGFKLAVVISVSFLCPWLFFTSLEIYQAFSNNEVNEVVKHVAGVLTVSNSWCNTLIYFVSYRKYRQTAANLIANIFRSSQKDDEHIPLQNIAGIVVCKDVTDENDLF; encoded by the coding sequence atgctGTATTATCAGGGTCTGTGTCAGCTGGTAGAGGTTAAATCTTCTGAGATGTCTTCGGAATTAATGGCTAGTCACGCCTTCTCCACCGAGGAACCTTGGAGCATACCTAAGCCAATTTTGACCACATTTCTCTTTGTATTTGGCACTGCTGCTGTTCTTGGGAATATCATGAATCTATTAGTACTCAAAAGGGCAAATATTTTCACCAGACAACAGTCTCTTTTACTGCTAATTCTGGCGGTTACTGACCTCACAACTGGGTTGCAATGCATTGTGGGTGTGTTTCTACAATTTTTTAAGGAAGATCCTGACAACGATAGCAACTTTTTATGTAAGACATCAGGTCTTCTCATCAGCTTATGCTGTGGACACTCATCGGTTACCATCATGTTCATAGCAGCGGACAAAACGATAGCAGTACTAAAGCCACTCCGGTATCCCACATTGGTCACAACTTTTCGTATCAAGTTGTTTTCACTTATTTTTGTCCTGATTGAGCTACTGCTCTTACTTGTCATATCCAGCAGAGAACATTTCTGTGATTTGGAAGGAGTGGATTACATCCGAGAATATGGTACATGTGTCGTCAACTTCCACGACGAAGAACGTAGAGTTTGGATCGTATTGTTTGCATTTGTCGTCGTGTTTCAACCGGGGATTTTGATCGTGGTCATGTGTTTCACCGTTGCCGTAATATCGAGAAGGCAGAGTAGAAGGACTGTCCCagtttcttttcaaacttttcagaTGTTACAAAAGATGAAACAAAAGGAATGGAAGGGTTTTAAATTAGCTGTAGTCATATCGGTAAGTTTTTTATGTCCGTGGCTGTTTTTCACATCTTTGGAAATTTACCAGgcattttcaaataatgaagtcaATGAGGTTGTTAAACATGTGGCTGGTGTTCTTACAGTCAGTAACTCCTGGTGTAACACTCTCATTTACTTTGTGAGTTATAGAAAATATAGGCAAACTGCTGCTAATCTCATAGCAAATATCTTTAGATCTTCACAAAAAGACGATGAACATATTCCATTACAGAATATTGCAGGTATCGTTGTTTGCAAAGACGTGACAGATGAAAATGACTTATTTTGA